One part of the Streptomyces lienomycini genome encodes these proteins:
- a CDS encoding cobalt-precorrin-6A reductase, which translates to MHVLILGGTTEARRLAELLAAEPLSGLRVTTSLAGRVATPRTPPGGVRVGGFGGAEGLARWLREHTVGLLVDATHPFAGTVGFHAARAAADARVPLLALRRPGWAPVEGDVWHEAGSLAEAAALLPALGRRIFLTTGRTGLAAFADLADPWFLVRSVEAPEVPCPPRTEVLLDRGPFTLAGERELLRRHRIDVLVTKDSGGAATAPKLTAAREAGLPVVVVRRPPVPGGVPVVATPDEAARRVGEVYAGHAAPRRAAPLTPPRRRSR; encoded by the coding sequence GTGCACGTGCTGATCCTCGGCGGCACCACCGAGGCCCGCCGTCTCGCCGAACTGCTGGCGGCCGAACCGCTGTCGGGACTGCGCGTGACGACCTCCCTGGCGGGACGCGTCGCCACCCCCCGGACGCCGCCCGGCGGGGTGCGCGTCGGCGGCTTCGGCGGAGCCGAAGGACTCGCCCGCTGGCTCCGCGAGCACACCGTCGGCCTGCTGGTCGACGCCACGCACCCCTTCGCCGGCACGGTCGGCTTCCACGCCGCACGGGCCGCCGCCGACGCCCGGGTCCCGCTTCTCGCGCTGCGCCGGCCCGGCTGGGCGCCGGTCGAGGGGGACGTCTGGCACGAGGCCGGTTCCCTGGCGGAGGCCGCCGCGCTGCTGCCCGCCCTGGGCCGGCGGATCTTCCTGACCACCGGCCGCACCGGCCTCGCCGCCTTCGCGGACCTGGCCGACCCCTGGTTCCTCGTCCGGTCGGTCGAGGCGCCCGAGGTGCCCTGCCCGCCCCGCACGGAGGTACTGCTCGACCGCGGCCCCTTCACCCTCGCCGGGGAGCGGGAACTGCTGCGCCGGCACCGGATCGACGTCCTGGTCACCAAGGACAGCGGGGGAGCGGCCACCGCACCGAAGCTGACGGCCGCCCGGGAGGCGGGGCTGCCCGTGGTCGTGGTGCGCAGACCGCCGGTGCCCGGGGGCGTACCGGTGGTGGCCACGCCCGACGAGGCGGCACGGCGCGTTGGGGAGGTGTACGCGGGTCACGCCGCCCCGCGCCGAGCGGCCCCGCTCACTCCTCCTCGGAGGCGATCGCGTTGA
- a CDS encoding DNA repair ATPase, with amino-acid sequence MATAPETAATGTHDTAGTAPAAADGTYDGADAGAYEVLRDRLAAQTAELTRRAGLLNTRRVEEFGSARLELASTERLRTPHPVVPCDIAAVGDALLLGSTGRPGDGTRTAAVADVFTLYDRDLNPLPESAVPGLLDDPAFVREFADLHRYYRAARLLRLRPVDGRLLAVFRTGEKADDIRVLRWTLTEDGRAAFLDARGERDDVFPPSHDFEWTAATREDHVLGRHPHVSVRGEFHVSAVGGSLTVKLDDDTETAEGIHSEPVDEPLQSLADADIAHARVGALILLRVRPYKEDTDRHLVFNTRTRSVVRLDGIGLACRRLPDDQGIVFPGGYCLATGVHKAYELDASGLEFEREVRSPNGEDVLYAFHARGESRGLLLSYNTIRKEVANPLPCRGWALSGDGTFAVLRADGDEPAQVHPVQLWHSPYVSDTHAAAAPTGSGPLARVGNADLVRGISACLTVAGAVGEGITTAEGYRALAADCVRAADGHHWLGEEDLGDLAGALGAVRETAEQVLAEFETVRDLTRRAAEARDEAAERITAVVRRLRGEAPKEAAAWVRGLTELRHAHGHLLNVKELRYADVPGIDALAAEAEASLAELGQRAVAFLAREDAFDAQRADVETLVADAQAVATVAEAGPVAARLDELADGLRTVTDVVAELDMGDATVRTALLERVAAVLGGVNRARATLDARRRTLLDHEGRAEFTAETALLGQAVTAALAAADTPERCDDQLARLLARLEDLESRFAEFDGFLTELADKRTEIYDALAARKQSLSDTRARRAEQLAASAARVLETITRRCATLADADAVSTYFASDPMPAKVRRTADELRALGDSVRAEELDGRLKSARQEAARALRDRTDLYADDGRTLRLGAHRFAVNTQPLDLTLVPDGDGLAFALTGTDYRAPVTDPGFAATSAYWDRTLPSESPGVYRAEHLAARLLHRHGAHALATADDLPALVREAAREAYDEGYERGVHDHDATVVLTALLPLYEKAGTLVHEPAARAAAQLFWTHGTTPRARETWTRRARSLARARDTFGLSGAIGDLEEELAEAVALRPGSAPAAGAANAVAGTPGSAAWVAEAAAGARRAAVGRPGSTGSAAEAEVEAMATGAAGPVTGTTGSPAEPYASGADTARAAASYLFDELTTGPDGFVLGEGTRTLLEKFRRTVGTPAYDEDLAALDDLAARRQLVQAWITSYAAATGTDLTPGDLAEAVAAELCPDLPRYDGDAPPTATAEGLLGTHPRIQGGRLALRLDEFLARTARFAAQDVPAFRAYQRRRTALVGAERARLRLDDHRPRVMSAFVRNRLVDEVYLPLVGDSLAKQLGTTGGTKRTDTGGLLLLLSPPGYGKTTLVEYVADRLGLMLVKISGPALGHAVTSLDPADAPNATARQEIEKINFALAAANNTLLYLDDIQHTSPELLQKFIPLCDATRRVDGVWDGRPRTYDLRGKRFAVCMAGNPYTESGARFQVPDMLANRADVWNLGDVLTGKEEAFALSFLENALTANPVLAPLAGRERADLELLVRLAAGDPTARADRLAHAYPPAELERVLAVLRHLVAARETVLAVNAAYIASAARTDDTRTEPAFRLQGSYRNMNKIAQRIRPVMNDAERAAVLDDHYTAEAQTLTHGAEANLLKLAELRGTLTPEEADRWAEVRTAHVRTRTLGGPDDDPLTRAVAALGLLADRVAAVESAITRATDPRHLLAGPHARHAAGGTEH; translated from the coding sequence ATGGCCACCGCTCCGGAGACGGCTGCGACGGGTACGCACGACACCGCCGGCACGGCCCCCGCGGCCGCGGACGGCACGTACGACGGCGCCGACGCCGGCGCGTACGAGGTGCTGCGCGACCGTCTCGCCGCACAGACCGCCGAGCTGACCCGCCGGGCCGGACTCCTCAACACCCGCCGGGTCGAGGAGTTCGGGTCGGCCCGGCTCGAACTGGCCTCCACCGAGCGGCTGCGCACCCCGCACCCGGTCGTGCCCTGCGACATCGCCGCCGTCGGCGACGCCCTGCTCCTCGGCTCCACCGGCCGGCCGGGCGACGGCACCCGGACGGCGGCCGTGGCGGACGTCTTCACGCTCTACGACCGGGACCTGAACCCGCTGCCCGAGTCGGCCGTGCCCGGGCTGCTGGACGACCCCGCCTTCGTCCGCGAGTTCGCCGACCTGCACCGCTACTACCGTGCGGCCCGGCTGCTGCGGCTGCGCCCCGTCGACGGCAGGCTGCTGGCCGTCTTCCGCACCGGCGAGAAGGCCGACGACATCCGCGTCCTGCGCTGGACGCTCACCGAGGACGGGCGGGCCGCCTTCCTCGACGCGCGGGGCGAACGCGACGACGTCTTCCCCCCGTCCCACGACTTCGAGTGGACCGCCGCCACCCGCGAGGACCACGTCCTGGGCCGCCACCCGCACGTCTCCGTGCGCGGCGAGTTCCACGTCAGCGCCGTGGGCGGCTCCCTCACCGTCAAGCTGGACGACGACACCGAGACGGCCGAGGGCATCCACAGCGAGCCCGTCGACGAACCCCTGCAGTCCCTGGCGGACGCCGACATCGCGCACGCCCGGGTCGGGGCCCTGATCCTGCTGCGGGTACGGCCCTACAAGGAGGACACCGACCGCCACCTGGTCTTCAACACCCGCACCAGGTCGGTGGTCCGCCTGGACGGCATCGGCCTGGCCTGCCGCCGCCTGCCCGACGACCAGGGCATCGTCTTCCCCGGCGGCTACTGCCTGGCCACCGGCGTCCACAAGGCGTACGAACTCGACGCGTCGGGGCTGGAGTTCGAACGGGAGGTGCGCTCGCCCAACGGCGAGGACGTGCTGTACGCCTTCCACGCGCGCGGCGAGAGCCGGGGCCTGCTGCTGTCGTACAACACCATCCGCAAGGAGGTCGCCAACCCGCTGCCCTGCCGGGGCTGGGCCCTGTCCGGCGACGGCACCTTCGCGGTGCTGCGCGCGGACGGCGACGAACCGGCCCAGGTGCACCCGGTGCAGCTGTGGCACTCGCCCTACGTCTCCGACACCCACGCCGCCGCCGCGCCCACCGGGAGCGGGCCGCTGGCCCGGGTGGGCAACGCCGACCTCGTGCGCGGCATCTCCGCCTGCCTGACCGTCGCGGGCGCCGTCGGCGAGGGCATCACCACCGCCGAGGGCTACCGGGCGCTGGCCGCGGACTGCGTGCGCGCCGCCGACGGCCACCACTGGCTGGGCGAGGAGGATCTGGGCGACCTGGCCGGCGCCCTGGGGGCGGTACGGGAGACGGCCGAGCAGGTCCTGGCCGAGTTCGAGACGGTACGGGACCTGACCCGGCGGGCGGCCGAGGCCCGCGACGAGGCCGCCGAGCGGATCACGGCGGTGGTCCGGCGGCTGCGCGGCGAGGCCCCCAAGGAGGCCGCCGCCTGGGTGCGGGGCCTGACCGAACTGCGGCACGCCCACGGGCACCTGCTGAACGTCAAGGAGCTGCGGTACGCCGACGTCCCCGGCATCGACGCCCTCGCCGCGGAGGCCGAGGCGTCCCTGGCCGAGCTGGGGCAGCGGGCCGTGGCCTTCCTCGCCCGCGAGGACGCCTTCGACGCCCAGCGCGCGGACGTCGAGACGCTCGTCGCCGACGCGCAGGCCGTCGCCACCGTCGCCGAGGCCGGACCCGTCGCCGCCCGGCTCGACGAACTCGCCGACGGGCTGCGCACGGTCACCGACGTCGTCGCCGAACTCGACATGGGCGACGCCACCGTCCGCACCGCCCTGCTGGAGCGCGTCGCCGCCGTCCTCGGCGGCGTCAACCGGGCCCGCGCCACTCTCGACGCCCGCCGCCGCACCCTCCTCGACCACGAGGGCCGCGCCGAGTTCACCGCCGAGACGGCCCTGCTCGGCCAGGCCGTCACCGCCGCGCTCGCCGCCGCCGACACCCCCGAGCGCTGCGACGACCAACTGGCGCGGCTGCTGGCCCGCCTGGAGGACCTGGAGTCCCGCTTCGCGGAGTTCGACGGCTTCCTGACCGAACTCGCCGACAAGCGCACCGAGATCTACGACGCGCTCGCCGCCCGCAAGCAGTCCCTCTCCGACACCCGCGCCCGCCGCGCCGAACAGCTCGCCGCCTCCGCCGCCCGCGTCCTGGAGACGATCACCCGGCGGTGCGCCACGCTCGCCGACGCCGACGCGGTCAGCACCTACTTCGCCTCCGACCCCATGCCGGCCAAGGTCCGCCGCACCGCCGACGAACTGCGCGCCCTCGGCGACAGCGTCCGCGCGGAGGAACTGGACGGGCGCCTCAAGTCGGCCCGCCAGGAGGCCGCCCGCGCCCTGCGCGACCGCACCGACCTGTACGCCGACGACGGCCGCACCCTGCGCCTGGGCGCCCACCGCTTCGCCGTCAACACCCAGCCCCTGGACCTCACCCTCGTCCCCGACGGCGACGGACTCGCCTTCGCCCTCACCGGCACGGACTACCGCGCCCCGGTCACCGACCCCGGCTTCGCGGCCACCAGCGCCTACTGGGACCGCACCCTGCCCTCCGAGTCCCCCGGCGTCTACCGCGCCGAACACCTCGCCGCCCGCCTGCTGCACCGGCACGGCGCGCACGCCCTCGCCACCGCCGACGACCTGCCCGCCCTCGTCCGCGAGGCCGCCCGGGAGGCGTACGACGAGGGCTACGAGCGGGGCGTGCACGACCACGACGCGACGGTCGTCCTGACCGCGCTGCTGCCCCTGTACGAGAAGGCCGGGACACTCGTCCACGAGCCGGCCGCCCGCGCCGCCGCCCAGCTCTTCTGGACCCACGGCACCACACCGCGGGCCCGCGAGACGTGGACCCGACGCGCCCGCTCCCTGGCCCGCGCCCGGGACACCTTCGGCCTCTCCGGTGCGATCGGCGACCTGGAGGAGGAGCTGGCGGAGGCCGTCGCCCTGCGGCCGGGGTCCGCCCCAGCGGCCGGGGCCGCGAACGCGGTGGCAGGGACGCCCGGTTCGGCGGCGTGGGTGGCGGAAGCCGCGGCAGGCGCGCGGCGGGCCGCCGTCGGGAGGCCCGGCTCGACCGGTTCCGCGGCGGAGGCGGAGGTGGAGGCGATGGCGACGGGGGCGGCCGGCCCGGTGACCGGGACGACCGGCTCCCCGGCGGAGCCGTACGCCTCCGGTGCGGACACCGCCCGCGCCGCCGCCTCCTACCTCTTCGACGAACTGACCACCGGCCCCGACGGCTTCGTCCTCGGAGAGGGCACGCGCACGCTCCTCGAGAAGTTCCGCCGCACGGTGGGCACCCCGGCCTACGACGAGGACCTGGCCGCGCTCGACGACCTGGCCGCCCGCCGTCAGCTCGTCCAGGCGTGGATCACGTCGTACGCCGCCGCCACCGGCACCGACCTCACCCCGGGGGACCTGGCCGAGGCGGTCGCCGCCGAACTCTGCCCGGACCTGCCCCGCTACGACGGCGACGCCCCGCCGACGGCCACCGCCGAGGGCCTCCTGGGCACCCACCCGCGGATCCAGGGGGGCCGGCTGGCACTGCGCCTCGACGAGTTCCTCGCCCGCACCGCCCGCTTCGCGGCCCAGGACGTCCCCGCCTTCCGCGCCTACCAGCGGCGCCGTACGGCCCTGGTCGGCGCCGAACGCGCACGCCTGCGCCTGGACGACCACCGTCCGCGCGTCATGTCCGCCTTCGTCCGCAACCGGCTCGTGGACGAGGTCTACCTGCCGCTGGTCGGCGACAGCCTCGCCAAGCAGCTCGGGACCACGGGCGGCACCAAGCGCACCGACACCGGCGGCCTCCTGCTGCTCCTGTCCCCGCCCGGCTACGGCAAGACGACCCTCGTCGAGTACGTCGCCGACCGCCTCGGCCTGATGCTGGTGAAGATCAGCGGCCCCGCGCTCGGCCACGCGGTCACCTCGCTCGACCCGGCCGACGCCCCGAACGCCACCGCACGCCAGGAGATCGAGAAGATCAACTTCGCGCTGGCGGCCGCGAACAACACCCTCCTCTACCTGGACGACATCCAGCACACGTCCCCCGAACTCCTCCAGAAGTTCATCCCGCTGTGCGACGCCACCCGCCGCGTCGACGGCGTGTGGGACGGCCGCCCCCGCACCTACGACCTGCGCGGCAAGCGCTTCGCCGTCTGCATGGCCGGCAACCCCTACACGGAGTCCGGCGCCCGCTTCCAGGTCCCCGACATGCTCGCCAACCGGGCCGACGTCTGGAACCTGGGCGACGTCCTGACCGGCAAGGAGGAGGCCTTCGCGCTGAGCTTCCTGGAGAACGCGCTCACCGCGAACCCGGTCCTGGCCCCGCTCGCCGGGCGCGAGCGGGCCGACCTGGAACTGCTCGTCCGCCTCGCCGCCGGGGACCCCACCGCGCGGGCCGACCGCCTCGCCCACGCCTACCCGCCGGCCGAGCTGGAGCGCGTCCTGGCCGTCCTGCGCCACCTCGTGGCGGCCCGCGAGACGGTCCTGGCCGTCAACGCCGCCTACATCGCCTCCGCGGCCCGGACGGACGACACCCGCACGGAACCCGCCTTCCGGCTCCAGGGCTCCTACCGCAACATGAACAAGATCGCCCAGCGCATCCGGCCCGTCATGAACGACGCCGAACGCGCCGCCGTCCTCGACGACCACTACACCGCCGAGGCCCAGACCCTCACCCACGGAGCCGAGGCCAACCTCCTCAAGCTCGCCGAACTGCGCGGCACGCTCACCCCCGAGGAGGCCGACCGCTGGGCCGAGGTGCGCACCGCCCACGTCCGCACCCGCACCCTCGGCGGCCCCGACGACGACCCGCTCACCCGCGCCGTCGCCGCCCTGGGCCTCCTCGCTGACCGGGTCGCCGCCGTGGAGTCGGCCATCACCCGCGCCACCGACCCCCGGCACCTGCTCGCCGGCCCCCACGCCCGGCACGCGGCCGGTGGAACGGAGCACTGA
- a CDS encoding precorrin-8X methylmutase — protein sequence MTTHDHDHAYDHAYAYEKDGAAIYRQSFATIRAEADLSGLPADVGRVAVRMIHACGMVDLVRDLSWSPGVVARAREALLAGAPVLCDVRMVASGVTRKRLPADNEVLCTLSDPAVPGLAAELGTTRSAAAVELWRDRLEGAVVAVGNAPTALFRLLEMIGQGAPRPAAVIGVPVGFVGAAESKDALAAHPSGVEHLVVRGRRGGSAMAAAAINAIASEEE from the coding sequence GTGACCACGCACGACCACGACCACGCGTACGACCACGCCTACGCCTACGAGAAGGACGGCGCGGCCATCTACCGCCAGTCCTTCGCCACCATCCGCGCCGAGGCCGACCTCTCCGGTCTGCCCGCGGACGTCGGCCGGGTCGCGGTCCGGATGATCCACGCCTGCGGCATGGTCGACCTCGTCCGCGACCTGTCCTGGTCCCCGGGCGTCGTGGCCCGCGCCCGGGAGGCCCTGCTGGCGGGGGCGCCCGTCCTGTGCGACGTACGGATGGTGGCCAGCGGGGTGACGCGCAAGCGGCTGCCGGCGGACAACGAGGTCCTGTGCACCCTGTCCGACCCCGCCGTCCCCGGCCTGGCGGCCGAACTCGGCACCACGCGCAGCGCCGCCGCGGTGGAGTTGTGGCGGGACCGGCTGGAGGGGGCCGTCGTCGCCGTCGGCAACGCGCCCACCGCGCTGTTCCGGCTCCTGGAGATGATCGGGCAGGGGGCGCCCCGTCCGGCCGCCGTCATCGGCGTGCCCGTCGGCTTCGTCGGCGCCGCCGAGTCCAAGGACGCCCTCGCCGCGCATCCCTCGGGCGTGGAGCACCTGGTCGTACGGGGCCGTCGCGGGGGCAGCGCCATGGCCGCCGCCGCGATCAACGCGATCGCCTCCGAGGAGGAGTGA
- a CDS encoding SPFH domain-containing protein, producing the protein MEVIGVLAVVCLLLVALVLFGVSRLFRKVEQGKALIVSKMRKVDVTFTGQVVLPVLHKAEVMDISVKTIEITRAGKEGLICRDNIRADIRISFFVKVNKTVEDVVKVAQAVGTVRASDRNTLQELFHAKFSEALKTVGKQMDFTDLYTKREELRYRIIEVIGVDLSGYHLEDAAIDYLEQTPLTQLDPANVLDAQGIRKITELTAVEHVRTNEARRTEEKEITRQNVDAREAVLELERRQADAEIKQKREIDTTRAREEAETARVVEEERLRAQGAFLRTEEQLGVQRENQAREVAVAAKNRERVIAVENERIEKDRMLEAIGRERETELTRIAAEKEVEAEKRDIAEVIRERVAVDRTVAEQEESIKKLRAVEEAERDRQTVIIAAEAQAQERLVKDIKAAEAAETAATHRAAEELTMAEARLKSADLEARAKLRMAEGLQAEAAAEGLAAVQVRDKEAEVIEKAGRAEAGATEARMRAEAEGARAKAVAEAEAIGGRLKAEAAGLTEKAAAMAALDDASRGHEEYRLRLEAEKDIRLAGLDVQRQVAEAQATVLATGLENADIDIVGGDTVFFDRLMSSIALGKGVDGFVQHSETAQALAGPWLDGSSSFTDDLTRVLGSFSTADVQNLTVSALLMKLMKSGGTDAGQVQRLLDRAGELGLADTPLTALNGTARV; encoded by the coding sequence ATGGAAGTCATCGGTGTCCTCGCCGTCGTCTGCTTGCTCCTCGTCGCCCTCGTGCTGTTCGGCGTCTCCCGCCTCTTCCGCAAGGTGGAGCAGGGCAAGGCGCTGATCGTCTCGAAGATGCGCAAGGTGGACGTGACCTTCACCGGTCAGGTGGTGCTGCCGGTGCTGCACAAGGCCGAGGTGATGGACATCTCGGTGAAGACCATCGAGATCACGCGGGCCGGCAAGGAAGGGCTGATCTGCCGGGACAACATCCGCGCGGACATCCGCATCTCGTTCTTCGTCAAGGTCAACAAGACCGTCGAGGACGTCGTCAAGGTCGCCCAGGCGGTCGGCACGGTCCGCGCCAGCGACCGGAACACCCTCCAGGAGCTGTTCCACGCGAAGTTCTCCGAGGCGCTGAAGACCGTCGGCAAGCAGATGGACTTCACCGACCTCTACACCAAGCGCGAGGAGCTGCGGTACCGGATCATCGAGGTCATCGGCGTCGACCTCAGCGGGTACCACCTCGAGGACGCGGCGATCGACTACCTGGAGCAGACGCCGCTGACCCAGCTGGACCCCGCGAACGTCCTCGACGCCCAGGGCATCCGGAAGATCACCGAGCTGACGGCCGTGGAGCACGTGCGCACCAACGAGGCGCGGCGCACCGAGGAGAAGGAGATCACCCGGCAGAACGTCGACGCGCGCGAGGCCGTACTGGAGCTGGAGCGCCGGCAGGCGGACGCCGAGATCAAGCAGAAGCGCGAGATCGACACCACCCGGGCCCGCGAGGAGGCCGAGACGGCACGCGTGGTGGAGGAGGAGCGGCTGCGGGCGCAGGGGGCGTTCCTGCGCACGGAGGAGCAGCTCGGTGTGCAGCGGGAGAACCAGGCCCGTGAGGTCGCGGTCGCCGCGAAGAACCGCGAGCGGGTCATCGCCGTGGAGAACGAGCGCATCGAGAAGGACCGCATGCTGGAGGCCATCGGCCGCGAGCGGGAGACCGAGCTGACGCGGATCGCCGCCGAGAAGGAGGTCGAGGCGGAGAAGCGGGACATCGCCGAGGTCATCCGCGAGCGGGTCGCCGTGGACCGCACGGTCGCCGAGCAGGAGGAGTCCATCAAGAAGCTGCGTGCCGTGGAGGAGGCCGAGCGGGACCGGCAGACCGTGATCATCGCCGCGGAGGCGCAGGCGCAGGAGCGGCTCGTCAAGGACATCAAGGCCGCCGAGGCCGCGGAGACGGCGGCCACCCACCGCGCCGCCGAGGAACTCACCATGGCCGAGGCCCGGTTGAAGAGCGCCGACCTGGAGGCGCGGGCCAAGCTGCGGATGGCCGAGGGGCTCCAGGCCGAGGCCGCCGCGGAGGGGCTGGCCGCGGTCCAGGTCCGCGACAAGGAGGCCGAGGTCATCGAGAAGGCCGGCCGCGCCGAGGCCGGGGCGACCGAGGCCCGGATGCGCGCCGAGGCCGAGGGGGCGCGGGCCAAGGCCGTCGCCGAGGCGGAGGCCATCGGCGGCAGGCTGAAGGCGGAGGCCGCGGGACTCACCGAGAAGGCCGCGGCGATGGCCGCCCTGGACGACGCCTCGCGCGGCCACGAGGAGTACCGGCTGCGCCTGGAGGCGGAGAAGGACATCCGGCTGGCCGGCCTGGACGTGCAGCGGCAGGTCGCCGAGGCCCAGGCGACGGTGCTCGCCACCGGCCTGGAGAACGCCGACATCGACATCGTGGGCGGCGACACGGTCTTCTTCGACCGCCTCATGTCGTCCATCGCGCTCGGCAAGGGCGTCGACGGGTTCGTCCAGCACTCCGAGACGGCCCAGGCCCTCGCCGGACCCTGGCTGGACGGCTCGTCGAGCTTCACCGACGACCTGACCCGGGTGCTCGGCTCGTTCTCCACGGCCGACGTGCAGAACCTGACGGTGTCCGCGCTGCTGATGAAGCTGATGAAGTCGGGCGGCACGGACGCCGGACAGGTGCAGCGCCTCCTGGACCGCGCGGGCGAACTGGGCCTGGCCGACACCCCGCTCACCGCCCTCAACGGCACGGCCAGGGTCTGA
- a CDS encoding macro domain-containing protein: MARIRVSVLGPAGLEVDGMPARLTPLTTRLLVRLVAADGEPVPVRRLHRDVWAVDGEQPHAAGRHRNEVQKRVLELRRALDTAHRGDGARVLRTEQLLAGPAPETAYRLVLAPDELDCAEFTDLVNSALLAAPASAADRLAAALALVRGRPLAEAGDAEFARPLVRRLTALHETARRQLIRSRMDLGRHDLALPVAELMARERPDDQDVAELLGSLRTRLRERHGRELLRQPFPGAGDLVVVRGDLFDQQDANLVVGFTDTFDTATEQDLVISRDSVQGQLVERLFGGERKLLDDRIQAGLKSFTPLRTERVQDKPRGRRVRYPLGTTVPLTVDGRRVFAVAYSRLGNDLVARSAPADLRAGLDALWPAVARYGMYRPVAIPLIGSGLARVVELDRTQLLLMIVESFAAHCRREPATAPELRVVIRPADLERTDLSALGAYLRTARPCSPEATAK, from the coding sequence ATGGCGCGTATCCGTGTGAGCGTCCTCGGCCCGGCCGGACTCGAAGTCGACGGCATGCCCGCCCGGTTGACCCCCCTGACGACACGCCTGCTGGTCCGCCTGGTGGCGGCGGACGGCGAGCCCGTACCGGTGCGCCGGCTCCACCGCGACGTGTGGGCGGTCGACGGCGAGCAGCCGCACGCCGCCGGGCGTCACCGCAACGAGGTGCAAAAGCGCGTCCTCGAACTGCGCCGCGCCCTCGACACCGCGCACCGCGGCGACGGCGCCCGCGTCCTGCGCACCGAGCAACTGCTGGCCGGCCCGGCACCCGAGACGGCGTACCGGCTGGTGCTCGCCCCCGACGAGCTGGACTGCGCGGAGTTCACCGACCTGGTCAACTCCGCGCTGCTCGCGGCCCCCGCGTCGGCCGCCGACCGGCTGGCCGCGGCGCTCGCCCTCGTCCGCGGCCGCCCCCTGGCCGAAGCGGGCGACGCGGAGTTCGCCCGGCCACTGGTCCGCAGGCTCACCGCACTGCACGAGACGGCCCGCCGCCAGCTGATCCGCAGCCGCATGGACCTGGGCCGCCACGACCTCGCCCTGCCGGTCGCCGAACTGATGGCCCGGGAGCGGCCGGACGACCAGGACGTCGCCGAACTGCTCGGCTCCCTGCGGACCCGGTTGCGCGAGCGGCACGGGCGCGAGCTGCTGCGCCAGCCGTTCCCCGGGGCCGGGGACCTCGTGGTGGTGCGCGGCGACCTGTTCGACCAGCAGGACGCCAATCTGGTCGTCGGCTTCACCGACACCTTCGACACCGCCACCGAGCAGGACCTGGTGATCAGCCGGGACAGCGTCCAGGGGCAGCTCGTGGAGCGGCTGTTCGGCGGCGAACGCAAGCTGCTGGACGACCGGATCCAGGCCGGGCTGAAGTCCTTCACGCCGCTGCGCACCGAACGGGTCCAGGACAAGCCGCGCGGCCGGCGCGTCCGCTACCCCCTGGGCACGACGGTCCCGCTGACGGTGGACGGGCGCAGGGTCTTCGCCGTGGCCTACTCCCGGCTCGGCAACGACCTCGTCGCCCGCTCCGCACCGGCCGACCTGCGGGCCGGCCTGGACGCCCTGTGGCCGGCCGTCGCCCGGTACGGCATGTACCGGCCGGTCGCGATCCCGCTGATCGGCTCCGGGCTGGCCCGGGTCGTGGAGCTGGACCGCACCCAGCTGCTGCTCATGATCGTGGAGAGCTTCGCCGCCCACTGCCGCCGCGAACCGGCGACCGCCCCGGAGCTGCGCGTCGTCATCCGCCCGGCCGACCTGGAGCGGACCGACCTGTCGGCGCTCGGCGCCTACCTGCGCACCGCACGGCCCTGTTCTCCCGAAGCCACGGCGAAGTGA
- a CDS encoding nucleotide-binding protein produces MSGQQFHGNSFGRGSTNNFGGNQSSGNTDTTQTFGDNSPVHAPAPAPSSPHGQPYGDGWRRDPATVTDRARSVFVVHGRDDQVRREMYELLRRLDLRPKEWEDLVAATGQASPFLGDVVAAAPAQAQAALVLLTPDDIVTLHPDLRGHHEPEYETRPVCQPRPNVLIELGMVLMAYPERTLIVEVGGVRPIADIAGRNIIRFDGSQTALGKVVERLKLAGCTVNDTGSDWRHTYPFQHLSAYHRRP; encoded by the coding sequence ATGAGCGGGCAGCAGTTCCACGGCAACAGCTTCGGCCGGGGCAGCACCAACAACTTCGGCGGCAACCAGAGCTCCGGCAACACCGACACCACCCAGACCTTCGGCGACAACTCCCCCGTCCACGCCCCCGCGCCCGCCCCCTCCTCCCCGCACGGACAGCCGTACGGCGACGGGTGGCGCCGGGACCCGGCCACGGTCACCGACCGGGCCCGGAGCGTCTTCGTCGTCCACGGCCGCGACGACCAGGTACGGCGCGAGATGTACGAGCTGCTGCGCCGCCTCGACCTGCGCCCCAAGGAGTGGGAGGACCTGGTCGCGGCGACCGGCCAAGCCTCGCCCTTCCTCGGCGACGTGGTCGCCGCCGCCCCCGCCCAGGCCCAGGCGGCGCTCGTCCTGCTCACCCCGGACGACATCGTCACCCTCCACCCGGACCTGCGCGGCCACCACGAACCCGAGTACGAGACCCGGCCCGTGTGCCAGCCGCGTCCCAACGTCCTGATCGAGCTGGGCATGGTGCTGATGGCCTACCCGGAGCGCACGCTGATCGTCGAGGTCGGCGGCGTACGGCCGATCGCCGACATCGCGGGCCGCAACATCATCCGCTTCGACGGCTCCCAGACGGCGCTCGGCAAAGTCGTGGAGCGACTGAAGCTGGCGGGCTGCACGGTCAACGACACCGGCTCCGACTGGCGCCACACCTACCCCTTCCAGCACCTGTCCGCCTACCACCGCCGGCCGTAG